One stretch of Effusibacillus pohliae DSM 22757 DNA includes these proteins:
- a CDS encoding transglycosylase domain-containing protein → MSDKPNLLEDTWSATESTPAAGYNRARRKKILLFRLGLYFATVTFLSAFFFYLYVRFAPLPDSDLATHSRIVSADGTLLADLTTNGENRLKVSISDIPIDLQNATIAIEDAQFYQHGGFNLRGIARALYVDLKNGEVLEGGSSLTQQLAKVMYLPYDRTFSRKIREVLLTMQLEARYSKQEILEQYLNAVYYGHGANGVGSAAQIYFNKPVSELNLAECSMLAGIPRGPAIYSPLDDLNKAKERQRQVLQAMVRNGYITQEQADAAYRQKLIFAEKKEVLNGAAPYFTRYATWAALNQNGVPEDELYRSGLTLQTTLDVNMQKAAEAAIQKYLPANPGLQVALIAMDPQTGAIKAMVGGKDFNQSSYNRVLAKRQPGSSFKPLVYLTALENGVTPAKMVKSEPTTFTYDKDKTYPVKNFNDLYSYENIGMREAIKKSDNVYAVSTILDVTPQKVVETAKRLGIESDLQPYPSLALGVFPVSPLELARAYAVLANGGRLVEPTAIQQVVNAYGREIYHRDPQAQQVADPRDVFILTDMMKSIFEPGGTGARVARSVANWVVAGKTGTTDTDAWMAGFSPNLVTIVWVGYDKDRLLNAQESYAAAHIWGDFMKNALADTPASDFSRPDGLLKLNIDPATGMLASKNCPRVQREFFKIGTEPVQECTEHRGDALDRDKNNQPSGQSSVKKFWDWFRGGSH, encoded by the coding sequence ATGTCTGATAAACCGAATCTGCTGGAAGATACATGGTCCGCAACGGAGAGCACGCCGGCTGCCGGCTACAACCGCGCCCGCCGCAAAAAAATCCTGCTGTTCAGGCTGGGCCTTTATTTTGCGACCGTTACTTTTTTATCCGCCTTCTTTTTCTATTTGTACGTCCGGTTTGCGCCGCTGCCGGACAGCGATCTGGCAACCCATTCGCGGATCGTGTCGGCCGATGGCACGCTGCTGGCCGATCTGACCACCAACGGGGAAAATCGGCTGAAAGTATCGATCAGCGACATCCCGATCGATCTGCAAAATGCCACGATCGCGATCGAGGACGCCCAATTTTATCAACACGGCGGCTTCAACCTGCGCGGAATCGCCCGGGCCCTCTACGTCGACCTAAAAAACGGGGAAGTCTTGGAAGGCGGTTCGTCGCTCACGCAGCAGTTGGCGAAAGTGATGTACTTGCCGTATGACCGGACGTTCTCGCGGAAAATACGCGAGGTCCTGCTGACGATGCAGTTGGAAGCCCGCTACTCGAAACAGGAAATTCTCGAACAGTACCTGAACGCGGTCTATTACGGTCACGGAGCAAACGGCGTCGGCAGCGCCGCCCAGATCTATTTTAACAAACCGGTGTCCGAGCTGAACCTCGCCGAATGCTCCATGTTGGCCGGCATTCCGCGAGGCCCTGCCATCTACTCGCCGCTCGACGACCTGAACAAGGCGAAGGAGCGGCAGCGGCAAGTCTTGCAGGCGATGGTGCGAAACGGTTATATCACGCAGGAACAGGCCGATGCGGCGTATCGGCAGAAGCTGATTTTTGCGGAAAAAAAGGAGGTTCTCAACGGTGCCGCTCCCTACTTCACCCGGTATGCCACCTGGGCGGCCCTCAACCAGAACGGGGTACCGGAAGACGAGCTGTATCGCAGCGGCTTGACTTTGCAGACGACGCTCGATGTGAACATGCAAAAAGCGGCGGAAGCGGCCATCCAGAAATACCTCCCGGCCAATCCAGGCCTGCAGGTCGCGTTAATCGCTATGGATCCGCAGACGGGAGCGATCAAGGCGATGGTGGGCGGCAAAGACTTCAACCAGTCCAGCTACAACCGCGTGTTGGCGAAACGGCAGCCGGGTTCCTCGTTCAAACCGCTCGTCTATCTGACGGCGCTCGAGAACGGGGTGACACCGGCCAAAATGGTGAAAAGCGAGCCGACCACCTTTACCTATGACAAAGACAAAACCTATCCTGTAAAAAATTTCAACGACCTGTATTCGTATGAAAATATTGGCATGCGCGAGGCGATCAAAAAATCGGACAACGTCTACGCGGTGTCGACAATCCTGGACGTGACTCCGCAAAAAGTGGTCGAAACAGCCAAGCGGCTGGGAATCGAAAGCGACCTGCAGCCCTATCCGTCGCTCGCGCTCGGCGTGTTTCCGGTGTCGCCCCTGGAATTGGCGCGCGCCTACGCGGTGCTGGCAAACGGCGGCAGGCTGGTCGAACCGACCGCGATCCAGCAAGTGGTGAACGCCTACGGCCGGGAGATCTATCACCGCGATCCGCAGGCCCAACAGGTGGCTGATCCGCGAGACGTGTTCATCCTGACCGACATGATGAAAAGCATCTTCGAACCGGGCGGGACGGGCGCTCGCGTTGCCCGCTCGGTCGCCAACTGGGTAGTTGCCGGGAAGACTGGTACGACCGACACGGACGCCTGGATGGCCGGTTTTTCGCCGAACCTGGTGACAATCGTCTGGGTCGGCTATGACAAGGACCGGCTTTTGAATGCCCAGGAATCGTACGCTGCCGCCCACATCTGGGGCGACTTCATGAAAAACGCGCTCGCCGACACGCCAGCCAGTGATTTCTCCCGGCCGGACGGACTGCTGAAGCTGAATATCGATCCGGCCACCGGCATGCTCGCCTCCAAAAACTGCCCGCGCGTGCAACGGGAATTTTTCAAGATCGGCACGGAACCTGTGCAAGAATGCACGGAACATCGCGGGGACGCATTGGACAGGGACAAGAACAACCAGCCATCCGGCCAGTCGAGCGTGAAGAAATTCTGGGATTGGTTCCGCGGCGGATCGCATTAA
- a CDS encoding pyridoxal phosphate-dependent aminotransferase translates to MAFGLSNRVKGIAPSPTLSIDAKTKELIAQGRDIVNLSVGEPDFGTPEPACQAGIAAIQEGFTKYTAVPGINELRKAIVKKLLEENGLAYEIDEIIVSNGAKHSLFNAFMALCNPGDEVILPAPYWVSYPEMIRLADAEPVIVLTDESTGFKLTPDMLQKAITPRTKALLLNSPSNPTGAVYSREELQALAEVIEQHEFYVISDEIYEKMVYGIEHVSIASLSEAMKKRTLVVNGFSKAFAMTGWRVGYIAADRMIVKAMTSFQSQTTSNPASISQRAAVKALDCFDTRAIELFNKRRDYVLKRLRGMPLIECIEPQGAFYVFPNVANIIGKSYNGTKIDSANTFATLLLEHANIALVPGEGFGAPNNIRISYAVSDQDLQKAMDRLEAFLKEVE, encoded by the coding sequence ATGGCGTTTGGATTGTCCAACCGGGTTAAAGGGATCGCGCCATCGCCGACCCTGTCGATCGACGCAAAAACGAAAGAATTGATTGCCCAAGGCCGTGACATCGTCAATTTGAGCGTGGGCGAACCGGACTTCGGTACGCCGGAACCGGCCTGCCAGGCGGGGATCGCTGCCATTCAGGAAGGCTTCACCAAATATACGGCGGTGCCCGGCATCAATGAGCTGCGGAAAGCGATCGTCAAGAAATTGCTGGAGGAAAACGGGCTCGCTTACGAAATCGACGAAATCATCGTCTCCAACGGGGCGAAGCATTCGCTGTTCAACGCATTCATGGCGCTTTGCAACCCAGGCGACGAAGTGATTCTGCCGGCTCCGTACTGGGTCAGCTATCCGGAGATGATCCGCCTGGCTGACGCAGAACCGGTGATCGTTCTGACAGACGAATCGACCGGCTTCAAACTGACACCGGATATGCTGCAAAAAGCGATCACGCCCAGAACGAAAGCGCTGCTGCTCAACTCGCCCAGCAACCCGACGGGAGCGGTCTACTCCCGCGAGGAACTGCAGGCGTTGGCGGAAGTCATTGAACAGCACGAGTTCTACGTGATTTCTGACGAGATTTACGAAAAAATGGTGTACGGCATCGAGCATGTCTCGATCGCCTCCCTCTCCGAAGCGATGAAAAAGCGGACGCTGGTGGTCAACGGCTTCTCGAAGGCGTTTGCGATGACCGGTTGGCGCGTCGGTTATATCGCGGCCGACCGAATGATCGTCAAAGCGATGACCAGCTTCCAGAGCCAGACGACGTCCAACCCGGCTTCGATTTCGCAACGGGCCGCCGTCAAAGCGCTGGATTGTTTTGACACGAGGGCGATTGAACTGTTCAACAAACGGCGCGATTACGTGCTGAAGCGGCTGCGTGGGATGCCGCTGATCGAATGCATCGAGCCGCAGGGCGCTTTCTACGTGTTCCCGAACGTGGCGAACATTATCGGCAAATCCTACAACGGAACCAAAATCGACTCCGCCAACACATTCGCCACCCTGCTCTTGGAACACGCAAACATCGCGCTGGTGCCGGGCGAAGGATTCGGGGCCCCGAACAACATCCGCATCTCCTATGCGGTATCGGATCAAGACCTGCAAAAAGCGATGGACCGCCTGGAAGCGTTTTTGAAAGAAGTGGAATAG